A region of the Caballeronia sp. TF1N1 genome:
TTACGGATTAGCGACGATTTCGTGCAGCAATCGTCGTACGAAGCGAGCCGCAAAACAATCGCAAATTCGCCGCGATTATCGTGACAAGATCGATTTGCGAATGCTGAATGGGCCACGCGCAGCGTTCAACAAAGCAAACGCGGCCGTCGAGGCCGCGTCAATCTGGGAAGCGAAGCGTCCGCTCGCGTTCAAGCCGGCGCCGTATCCACGAACGACTGCCGTTGCGCAAGCCGCGCGTAAAACTTATCGAGCGCCGGATGCGCATCGCGCCAATTCAACTCCGGCAGGCGGAAATCCAGATAACTGAGCGCGCAGCCACAGGCGATATCTGCAAGCGTGAAGCGGTTCGCCGAGCACCATTGCTTCGAGCCAAGACCGCGCGCCATTGCGCGGATGCCGTCGTCGATCTTCAAACGCTGCCGCTTGATCCACGCCTCGCTGCGCTGTCCTTCCTCACGCAGCACTCCTTCCAGGCGAATCAGCACGGCGGCGTCGAGCATGCCGTCGGCGAGCGCTTCCCAGCAGCGCACTTCGGTGCGCTCGCGGCGTTCCTGCGGCAGAAGCTTGCCGACAGGCGTGAGCGTATCCACGAACTCGCAGATCACGCGCGAGTCGAACACCGCTTCGCCGTCGTCCAGAATCAGGCAGGGCACCTTGCCGAGCGGGTTGTAGTCGTGGATCTTGGAATCGGATGCCCATACGTCCTCGAGCACCAGTTCGCAATCAATCTTCTTCTCTGCCATGACGATCCGAACCTTGCGGACGTATGGACTTGTGTGCGAACCGATCAGTTTCATTATCTATCTTCGCGATCATTTCTTAATGCAGTCGAGAATGATCTTAACGGACGCACGCAAGCCATCGGCAAATTACAGGGGACGCCGCGCGTGGGTGTCGTCTGGTGACAACGCCGCCAGATTCCCCGACGGGCACGGCAAGAGCGGCGCACTCGGCGTGCTGGCGGCCGTCTTGCCCTTTGCGGACGACGAGACGGCGGGCGCGGGCGGCAGCGCGGCGACACTTCGCACGCCGCTCGAAATCGCCGATGCAATCTCGCTCACCGCCTGCCGATGCCCGTCTACGAGCGCATCGAAACCATCGCCGACGCGTTCCTGCGCCACGGTCCGGCACGTGAGCGTCGTCTGCGCTCCCGCCGATGTCTGCACGCTCCACACGGCGTCGATCACGGCCCGCGAGCCCGGCCACGATTCGAAGCGCTGCACGTTCACCTTCACGCGATACAGCGGCGTTCCTTCCGGCCGCGCCGTGCCCGAGACATCGATTGCCCCGAGCTGGCGTGTCAGATCCGCGGACAGCGCGCGCCGCATTTCGTCGGACGGCAGCGAGGCCCAGCGTTCCGTTTCGAGCACCTTGACCTGCGCGGGGCTCGTCTGCACGACCAACTGGTTGCGCGTGACCTGCTGCGGCATGTCCACCGGCGCGAGTTCGAAATAGAGCGAGGCCGGCTGCGCGGGAGCCGCGCCCGGCGCGTCCGTTCCGGTGAGCGTGTAGAAGCGGCTCGACGGCGACGAGGCGCAGGCGGCGAGCACGCCTGCCGCGCCCAGAGTCAACAACGACGCGACGAACCTCATGGTTTTTCTCCCGTTTTCCCGCGCAACAGCGATTCCGGATGGCGTTCCAGATAATCGGCGAGCGCATTGAGCGATTGCAGCGTCCGCGTGAGTTCCTGCATGGCCTGACGCACGTCGGACTGGACCGGCGAATCTTGCGAAAGCGTCGATTGCGCCGCGCCGAAGGTTTTCTGCGCCTCGGTCAGCGTGCTGCGCATTTCCGGCACGACTTCCGTATCGAGTTGCTTGAAGAGCGCATTGGCCTGCTTGAGCGAGCCGTTCAGATTCGTGCCGATCTCGTCGAACGGAATCTTGTCGAGCTTGCGGGCGATGTCGGCGATCTGCAATTGCAATTCGTCGAGCGTGTTCGGCACGGTCGGCAACTCGATCGGGTCTGTGTTGGCGAGCACCTTCGCGGCCGGCGCCTTCGGGAAGAAGTCGAGCGCGACGTAAAGCTGGCTCGTCAGCAGATTGCCCGTGCGCAACTGGCCGCGCAGACCGCGCTTGACGAGCAGATTGAGCATGTCCTGGCTCGCCGGCGAACCCTTGTCGGGCAGCGCTTCCTTCGCGCGCCGGCCGAGGCGGTCCGGATAGAGGTCGATCGTCACCGGCATCATGAAGGAATGCGATTCCTGGTCGTAGCGCACGCCGATACCCGTCACCTGACCGAGCACGATGCCGCGGAAATCGACCGGCGCGCCGACCGACAAGCCGCGCAGCGACTGATTGAAGTTCATCACCACGTGCACGGGTTCGCCGTCCGGATCGCGCATGGCGTCGGCCTGGTCGGCGGCGAGGCGGAACGTGGAGTTGTCCTTTGCCTGCGCACCCGACTGCTGGTTCGGCGGCGTCTGGAACGCAATGCCGCCGAGAATCACCGTCGCGAGCGACTGCGTGTTCAGCGTGAAGCCGCTCGAATCCAGGCGCAGATCCACGCCGCTCGCATGCCACCAGCGCGAATTGCCGCCTACGTATTGATCGTAGGGCGAATTGACAAACACTTGCATGGTGACGCCGGTGCCGTCCTTGTCGAGCGAAAACGCCGTCACCTGACCGACCTGCACGCGCCGGTAATAGACCGGCGAGCCGATATCGAGCGAACCGAGAGATTCTCCGTGCAGCGTGAAAGTGTGGCCCTTCTGATCCGCCGTGACGGCGGGCGGCGTCTCCAGCCCGACGAAATAGCTCTGATCCTCGGAGGACTTGCCCGCATCGACACCGATATACGCACCCGAGAGCAAGGTGGACAACCCCGTCACCCCGCTCGCCGCCACGCGCGGGCGCACGACCCAGAAGCGCGTGTCCTTCACGGCGAAATCGGTGGCTTCCTTGGTAAGTTGCACATCGACGAGTACGCGTGAATGGTCTTTCGACAACGTGATCGATTTGACCGTGCCGATATCCACGTCCTTGTACTTCACCTTGGTCTTGCCGGTCTCGAGCCCTTCCGCGCTGACGAAGCTGATGGTCACCGTCGGTCCACGGCTCGTCACGGTCTTGACCACCAGAAAGATGCCGATCAACGCCGCCACGAGCGGAATGACCCACACGAGCGAAGGCAGCCAGCGGCTGCGTGGCTCGATCACCGGTTCCGGCAGATTGGGCGGCAGTCCGCCGCGTTGTTTCGACGGCTCGTCACCACGCGTGGATTCGTTCGGCCCGTTCGGCCCCTGGCCACTAGTCATGTTTCTTTCCTGACGGTTCTATGTTGTCCCATATGAGGCGCGGGTCGAATTGCATGGATGCGAGCATGGTAAGCACGACCACCGAAGCGAAGGCGATGGTTCCCGGTCCCGCCGTGATGACCGCGAGCGACTTGAAACGCACCAGCGCGACGGTGAGCGTGACCACGAAGACGTCGAGCATCGACCATCGTCCGATGCCTTCGACGATTCTAAAGAGCGTGGTCCGCTGGCGCGGTCGCCACACCGAGCGTCGCTGTACGCTGATGAGCAGGAAGCCGAGCGTGGCGAGCTTCATCATCGGTACGAGAATGCTGGCGATGAAGATGATTGCCGCGAGCGGATAGTCGCCATCGTTCCAGAAGAGCGCGACGCCCGACATGATGGTGTCGTCCTCGGAGCCGAGAATGGACGACGTGTGCATGACCGGAAACAGGTTCGCCGGAATGTACAAAATCGCCGCGCTGATAAGAAGTGCCCACGTGCGCGCGATGGCATCCGGGTGCCGCCGGTGCACGACCGCGTCGCAGCGCGTGCAGCGCTGTCTTTCGATGGTATGCGCGAGCGGCTGCACCAGACCGCATGCGTGGCACGCCACGACGTTCTGGCGCGATGCCGTGGTGTAGAGCGTAGGCGGCGCTTCGGGTTCATCGACGGCCGCGCTGGTTTGATCCGGATTCATGATTTCTGCCTCACCGTCGGTGCGATGCGTTGTCTGCGTTCCGCGCGCTTGGGCAACCTTTCGGCGATATCCCACAGCCGTTGCGGATCGAAGCTCACGACCACGGCGACCATCAGCGTCAGCGCGCCGAAAGCGAACAGCGCGGCTTCGGGAATCACGCGCGCGAGACTCACCATCTTCACGAGCGTGACGAGCACGCCGAGCATGAACACCTCGATCATTCCCCACGGACGCACGAACTGAATGGTGCGTAACGTGGCATTGAAGCCCGGCGGCACGTAACCCGCGCGCAGCGGCACGAGCACGTAGAGCAGCGCGAGCAGTTCGGCGAGCGGCGCGAAGATGGTGGCGAAGAACACCAGCACCGCGATGATCTCCATCTGCTCGTTCCACAAGGAAACGATTGCACCGATCAGCGTGGTCTGCGAAGTGATGCCGTTGGCGTCCAGTTCGACGATGGGAAACGCCTGCGCGATCACGAAGGTGATCAGCGCGGCGAGCGTCATGGCGCTGATGCGATCGAGATTGCCCGCGATACTGCGATAGAGCAGCGCACCGCAACGCGGACAGCGCGCCGACGTATGCCGGGGCAACGCGCGCTTCTTGAAGAGCGCGTCACACTCGTGGCACGCAATGAGTTCATCCGGTTCGTTCTCGTTCATGGTCTGAAGCCGAGCCTTCTGATGCGGGTTGATCTGGCGCCGCGAAGATCGGCTCGGAGCGAGCACAGCAAATTACGAGCCAGCGCGATCGGAAGCAGCATGGTAACAAACGTCGCGGGACTGACGCTTATCTGGCGGCGCGGACAGGTGGTGGACGCGGTGAAATGAGCGCGGGAATATTGGCGCATGCTCCATCGTTATTCCTCATTGGGCGTCGGTCGGGCGTGTAATAGGCGTCTTGCAGGGCGTGCGGGCGACTGAAGCCGAATGAATCAATCGACCGTTGCATGGGCGGAATAGTTCGTTGCAACAGTGCGACGTAGCAGCAAAAGAGCGCGCAGCGTCAATGGCGGCGGGGCTTTGCGGCTATTGGGCAGACACCTCGCACGCGCTGGCAATTCCGTATTGTTGATGTAGGATTGCGGCCTTGAAGACCCGTCGTTCCGGACGGCCAGCCGCATAACGATGAATATCAGGGTGAAGCAATATGGAAAGCAGCGTTCGCATCGCGTCGGCTCAGTCGACCGGACGATACAGCGCCACGGCAATCGGCCTGCACTGGCTGATTGCGTTGCTGATCGTATGCGGCTTTTATCTCGGCTGGATCATGACGGACATACCGGGTTTCACGCCGACCAAGCTCAAGTACTTTTCGTGGCACAAGTGGATTGGCGTGACCGTGTTCGCGCTTGCCGTTCTGCGGCTCGTGTGGCGCGCCACGCATCGCGCGCCGCCGATGCCCGTCGACATGCCGGGCTGGCAGAAGGGCGCGGCGCATCTCACGCATTTCCTCCTTTACGCACTCATGCTGGTGATTCCCGCATCGGGTTATCTTTATAGTTCCGCGGCCGGCTTGCAGGTGGTTTATCTCGGCGTGTTGCCGTTGCCAACCATCATCGGGCCGGACAAGGCTTTGAAGGCGACGCTGAGAATCGTGCATATTGCGCTGAACTACACGTTGCTCTTCTTCGTCGTGATGCACGTGCTCGCGGCACTCAAGCATCATTTCGTCGATCGCGATGGCTTGCTCGGCCGCATGCTTCCGTTTCTGCGCTAAGCCGCCGATGCGATTGTTTCCTGTGCGTTGGCAAGGCGTTTCCCGCCTGCTGTTTGTTCCAGCATTCTTTTGATTTCCAATACCGGATGTTCGTCGGACCCGATCAGGAAAAGGTACACATGAAAGTGAAACTCAATCGTTGGATGCTGGCCGCCGTATCGGCAAGCTCGCTTGCGCTCGCCATCGGCGCACATGCGCAAGTGGACGTGAGCAAGAGCAGCGTGACCGCGACATCGAAGCAGATGAACGTGCCCACGGACGGCAAGTTCAACAAGTTCACGGCGCAGATTTCGTTCGATCCGGCCAAGCCCGCCGCCGGCAGCGCGAATATCACGATCGATACCGGCAGCTACGATCTCGGCGACGACGACTACAACAAGCAGGTGCGCGGCAAGGAATGGTTCGATGCCGCGACCTATCCGACCGCCACGTTCGTTTCGAGCGCCATTGCGCCGGCGGGCGGCAATCAATACAAGGTGACGGGCAAAATCACCATCAAGGGCAAGTCGCAGACGGTCACGGTGCCCGTGACCATCACGCAGCAGGGCGCAACGGAAACGTTCGACGGCTCGCTGCCGATCAAGCGCAACCAGTTCGACATTGGAACGGGTGAATGGAAAGACACGTCGGTGGTCGCCGACGATGTCGTCATCAAGTTTCATATCGTCGCCGCGAAGAAGTAAGCGGCCGACTCAAGCAAATTAAAGCCAACTCATTGCATCGCAACGATTCAACCAGGAGAAGCACTTGAACAAACTTTCCGTTTTCGCCGCAGGCGCGCTTGCAGCCAGCCTCTCGTTCAGCGCAATGGCCGCTGATACCTACCAGCTCGATCCCAACCACACGTATCCGAGCTTCGAATCCGATCACTTCGGCGGCGTGTCCACGTGGCGCGGCAAGTTCAACAAGAGCAGCGGCACCGTCGTGCTCGATCGCGCGGCGAAGACCGGCACGGCTGAAGTGACGATCGACATTGCATCGATCAACACCGGCAACGCGAAGCTCGACGAGCATCTGCAAAAAGCCGAATTCTTCGATGTCGCCAAGTACCCGACCGCGGTGTACAAGGGCACGTCGATCCGCTTCAACGGCGACACGCCGGTTGAAGTCATCGGCACGCTGACCATGCACGGCGTGACCAAGCCGCTCAACCTGAAGCTCGACACCTTCAAGTGCTTCGTCAATCCGATGATGAAGAAGGAAGTGTGCGGCACGGAAGCGTCGGCGACGTTCGATCGCGGCGACTTCGGCATGGACTACGGCAAGTCGTACGGCTTCAGCCTGAAGACGACGCTGCATATCCAGGCCGAAGGCGTGAAGCAGTAAGTTTCATCGAGTGTGGGATGAAACCGCCTCGCGTGCTGTACGTGAGGCGGTTTTTTTGCGCCCGCGCCAAATGCAAAGGGCCGGTCTCCTTTCGAAGACCGGCCCTTTGCTTGTCCATCGTTACGACGCGCCTTAAACCTGAGCGCCCGCGTTCGGATCGTTCGGATCGAACCTGTCCTTCTTGTCCTTGACGAGATCTTCGCGCTTCACGCCCAGCCACATCGCAAGCGCGGCGGCCACGAACACCGACGAGTAGATACCGAACAGAATACCCACCGTCAGCGCCAGCGCGAAGTAATGCAGCGTCGGACCGCCGAAGAAGAACATCGAGAGCACCATCATTTCCGTACAGCCGTGAGTGATGATGGTTCGCGACATCGTGCTCGTGATCGCGTGGTTGATAACCTCGATCACCGTCATCTTGCGCTGCTTGCGGAAGGTTTCACGAATCCGGTCGAAGATAACCACCGACTCGTTCACCGAATAGCCGAGCACCGCGAGAATCGCCGCCAGCACGGACAGCGAGAACTCCCACTGGAAGTAAGCGAAGAAGCCGAGAATGATCACCACGTCGTGCAAGTTGGCGATAACGCCCGCCACCGCATACTTCCACTCGAAGCGGAACGACAGATAGATCACGATGCCGATCACCACGCAAGCCAGCGCCAACAGCCCGTTGGTCACGAGTTCCTTGCCCACCTGGGGCCCGACGAACTCGACACGTTGCAGTGTGACTTGCGGGTCGTTGACCTTGAGCGCGGTGATCACCTGATCGCTCTGCTGCGCCGACGTGAGGCCTTGCTTGATCGGCAAACGGATGAGCACGTCGCGCGATGTGCCGAAGTTCTTCACTTGCGCATCGGCGTAACCGAGCCTGGCCATGGTGCCGCGCACGGGTTCGAGCGGCACGGCTTGCGGATACTGCACCTCGATGACCGTTCCGCCCGTGAACTCCACCGACAGATGCAGGCCTCGATGCACGAGGAAAAAAACGGCCGCGAGGAACGTGATGAGCGAGATCGCGTTGAAGATCAACGCGCGCTGCATCAACGGCAAGTCGCGGCGAATGCGGAAGAATTCCATGTTTCGTTTCTCCGGGGTTCAGTCAATCAGCGGGGCGAACCCGGTTTTTCCTCATCGATGCCAGGACCAGAACGGCGGCGCACGCTCGGCTTGCCACCGCGCGCAGGCGTCTGAACCTGAGCACGCGGCGCCGCGACGGGAACAGCCGTCTTGGTCTTGCCTTTCGCCGTCTTGATGATTTCGTCGACGGGCGAATCGTCACCGCGTTGGGCGGCGAGATACGCGGCCGCCGCAGCTTCGGTGTTGCCGCCTTCCGGGCGCCACACCTGACCGATAGCCAGCGACTTCAGCTTCTTCTTGCCGCCGTACCACAGGTTCACGAGGCCGCGCGAGAAGAACACCGCCGAGAACATCGAGGTCAGAATGCCGATACAGTGCACGACCGCGAAGCCGCGTACCGGACCCGAGCCGAACGCGAGCAGCGCGAGACCGGCGATCAGCGTGGTGACATTCGAGTCGAGAATGGTCGCCCAGGCGTGCTTGAAACCTTCCTGTATCGCCGTTTGCGGCGGCGCGCCGTTACGCAGTTCTTCGCGGATACGTTCGTTGATCAGCACGTTCGCGTCGATCGCCATGCCGAGCGCAAGCGCAATAGCCGCGATACCCGGCAAGGTCAGCGTGGCCTGCAGCATGGAGAGGATCGCGACGAGCAGCAGCAGGTTGACCGACAGCGACAACATGGAGATCAGGCCGAACAGCATGTAGTACACGATCATGAAGATGGCGATCGCGGCGAAACCGTACTGCACCGAATCGAAGCCCTTCTTGATGTTGTCGGCGCCAAGGCTCGGCCCGACCGTGCGTTCCTCGATGATGTCCATTGGCGCTGCGAGCGAACCGGCGCGCAAGAGCAGTGCGAGATCCGTGGCGGCTTGCGGCGTCGGCTGGCCGGTGATCTGGAAGCGGTCGCCGAGTTCGGACTGAATGGTCGCGACCGTCAGCACTTCGCCCTTGCCCTTTTCGAACAGAACCATGGCCATCGGCTTGCCGATGTTGTCGCGCGACACGCTCGACACCGCGCGGCCGCCGGCCGAGTCGAGGCGAAGATTTACGGACGGACGCTGATGATCGTCGAAGCCCGTGGACGCGTCGATGATGCGGTCGCCCGTGAAGATGATCTGCTTGCGCAGGAACACGGTGCGGTCGCCCTGCTTGAACGCTTCGTCGCCCGGCGGCACCGGATCGGTCGCGTTTCCGTAGGTGTTCACGGGATCGGCGAGACGTGCTTCGAGCGTCGCCGTGCGGCCGATGATGTCCTTTGCCTTCGCCGTGTCCTGCACGCCCGGCAGCTCGACGACGATCCGGTCCGAACCCTGCTGCTGAATCACGGGCTCGGCCACGCCGAGTTCGTTGACGCGGTTATGCAGCGTCGTGATGTTTTGCTTGAGCGCGCCGTCTTCCACCGTGCGCTGCGTGCCCGGCGTGAAGGTGCCGACCACCTGATAGCCGTCGCCGCCCTGACGCGTGGTCCATTGCAATTCGGCGACGCCCGTCGTGAGCAACGTGCGCGCGTTGTCGGCCGCGGCCGCATCGGCGAAATTCACCACCACCGATTGCCCCACGCGATTCACGCCGCCATCGCGGATATTGCGGTCGCGCAGGTAAGTGCGCGCGTCGGCGGCGTCGGAATCGAGCTTCTTGTTGAGCGCGCCAGCCATGTCCACTTGCAGCAGGAAGTGCACGCCGCCGCGCAAGTCGAGACCGAGGTACATCGGCAATGCATGCAGCGCGGAGAGCCAGCGCGGCGATGCGCTCTGCAGGTTCAGCGCGACGATGTACTGCGGGTCGGTCGGGTCGCTGTTCAGCGCCTTCGTGATGATGTCTTTCGCATGCAACTGCGTGTCCGTGTCTTTCAGACGCACACGAATGTTCGCACTCGCCGACGAGTTGTCGAACGTGACTTCGTCGGACTGGATCTTTGCCGCGGCGAGCGCGCTCTCGACAGTCGAAAGCGTGGCGGAGTCGAGCTTCACGGTTGCCTTGCCGCTCGATACCTGCACGGCAGGCGCTTCGCCGAAGAAATTGGGAAGCGTGTAGACGAGACCGATGACGAGCGCCACCAGCATCACGACATACTTCCAGAGGGGATAACGATTCATGGGGATGGCCGAACGGAAAGTTGGCTGCGGGGGAGGGGGCGTCCGGCGTCATGCGCTGCGAACCGCATGGGAAGACCCGGTGGCTCGGTGGCGAGGCCGCGCCGGACGCGAAGGAACGTGGCCTTACAGCGCTTTGATGGTGCCCTTCGGGAGAATGGTCGTGACGGCAGCCTTCTGCACGGTGATTTCCGTGCCTTCGGCGATTTCCACGCCAACGTAAGCTTCCGACACCTTCGTGACCTTGCCGACGATGCCGCCGTTCGTGACGACTTCATCGCCCTTGGCCATGGCCGACAGCATGTTGCGATGCTCTTTCTGACGCTTCATCTGCGGACGGATCATGATGAAGTACAACACGGCGAACATCAGGATCAGCGGCAGGAAGCTCATCAGGCTCGATTCCGCGCTGCTGGCGGTGCCTTGTGCAAAGGCATTGGAAATGAACGACACGTTGGTCTCTCCGTTAATACGTTCAGAATTGCGTTCGAAATGACGTTCGCAAATGCGTTTGAAAACCTGGGCCAGAAATTAGCCCGATATTCTACCACTCGCCGCGCCCCTCAAATGGCTGGAATGCGCTTTGGCATCAAGCCGTTACCGCGACTTTCGAGAGTCCGTTGCGAGCGACGGAAAGGCGATTGTAATGCCTGTCCGGACGATATCCGTCCCGCCTTAGTCGACGCCGCGCGCACGATTCTCCGCGAACGTCTTGCGAAATGCCTCGAACGTGTGTGTTTCGATCGATTGGCGCACTTCGCCGATAAGTTCCAGGTAGTAATGCAAGTTGTGAATGGTGTTCAGCTGCGCGCCCAGAATTTCCCCCACGCGATGCAGATGGTGCAGATAAGCGCGCGTGAAATTGCGGCACGTATAACAACCGCAGCTTTCGTCGAGCGGCTTTTGCGAGTTCTTGTGCGTCGCGTTCTTGATCTTGAGGTCGCCGAAGCGCGTGAAGAGCCAGCCGTTGCGCGCGTTGCGCGTAGGCATCACGCAATCGAACATGTCGACGCCTGCGGCCACGCCCGCGACCAGATCTTCCGGCGTGCCGACGCCCATCAAATAATGCGGCTTGTCGGCGGGCAGCTTCGGGCCGATGTGATCGAGCACGCGCAACATGT
Encoded here:
- a CDS encoding glutathione S-transferase N-terminal domain-containing protein; translation: MKLIGSHTSPYVRKVRIVMAEKKIDCELVLEDVWASDSKIHDYNPLGKVPCLILDDGEAVFDSRVICEFVDTLTPVGKLLPQERRERTEVRCWEALADGMLDAAVLIRLEGVLREEGQRSEAWIKRQRLKIDDGIRAMARGLGSKQWCSANRFTLADIACGCALSYLDFRLPELNWRDAHPALDKFYARLAQRQSFVDTAPA
- a CDS encoding membrane integrity-associated transporter subunit PqiC, which encodes MRFVASLLTLGAAGVLAACASSPSSRFYTLTGTDAPGAAPAQPASLYFELAPVDMPQQVTRNQLVVQTSPAQVKVLETERWASLPSDEMRRALSADLTRQLGAIDVSGTARPEGTPLYRVKVNVQRFESWPGSRAVIDAVWSVQTSAGAQTTLTCRTVAQERVGDGFDALVDGHRQAVSEIASAISSGVRSVAALPPAPAVSSSAKGKTAASTPSAPLLPCPSGNLAALSPDDTHARRPL
- a CDS encoding intermembrane transport protein PqiB; its protein translation is MTSGQGPNGPNESTRGDEPSKQRGGLPPNLPEPVIEPRSRWLPSLVWVIPLVAALIGIFLVVKTVTSRGPTVTISFVSAEGLETGKTKVKYKDVDIGTVKSITLSKDHSRVLVDVQLTKEATDFAVKDTRFWVVRPRVAASGVTGLSTLLSGAYIGVDAGKSSEDQSYFVGLETPPAVTADQKGHTFTLHGESLGSLDIGSPVYYRRVQVGQVTAFSLDKDGTGVTMQVFVNSPYDQYVGGNSRWWHASGVDLRLDSSGFTLNTQSLATVILGGIAFQTPPNQQSGAQAKDNSTFRLAADQADAMRDPDGEPVHVVMNFNQSLRGLSVGAPVDFRGIVLGQVTGIGVRYDQESHSFMMPVTIDLYPDRLGRRAKEALPDKGSPASQDMLNLLVKRGLRGQLRTGNLLTSQLYVALDFFPKAPAAKVLANTDPIELPTVPNTLDELQLQIADIARKLDKIPFDEIGTNLNGSLKQANALFKQLDTEVVPEMRSTLTEAQKTFGAAQSTLSQDSPVQSDVRQAMQELTRTLQSLNALADYLERHPESLLRGKTGEKP
- a CDS encoding paraquat-inducible protein A, with translation MNPDQTSAAVDEPEAPPTLYTTASRQNVVACHACGLVQPLAHTIERQRCTRCDAVVHRRHPDAIARTWALLISAAILYIPANLFPVMHTSSILGSEDDTIMSGVALFWNDGDYPLAAIIFIASILVPMMKLATLGFLLISVQRRSVWRPRQRTTLFRIVEGIGRWSMLDVFVVTLTVALVRFKSLAVITAGPGTIAFASVVVLTMLASMQFDPRLIWDNIEPSGKKHD
- a CDS encoding paraquat-inducible protein A produces the protein MNENEPDELIACHECDALFKKRALPRHTSARCPRCGALLYRSIAGNLDRISAMTLAALITFVIAQAFPIVELDANGITSQTTLIGAIVSLWNEQMEIIAVLVFFATIFAPLAELLALLYVLVPLRAGYVPPGFNATLRTIQFVRPWGMIEVFMLGVLVTLVKMVSLARVIPEAALFAFGALTLMVAVVVSFDPQRLWDIAERLPKRAERRQRIAPTVRQKS
- a CDS encoding cytochrome b, with the translated sequence MESSVRIASAQSTGRYSATAIGLHWLIALLIVCGFYLGWIMTDIPGFTPTKLKYFSWHKWIGVTVFALAVLRLVWRATHRAPPMPVDMPGWQKGAAHLTHFLLYALMLVIPASGYLYSSAAGLQVVYLGVLPLPTIIGPDKALKATLRIVHIALNYTLLFFVVMHVLAALKHHFVDRDGLLGRMLPFLR
- a CDS encoding YceI family protein gives rise to the protein MKVKLNRWMLAAVSASSLALAIGAHAQVDVSKSSVTATSKQMNVPTDGKFNKFTAQISFDPAKPAAGSANITIDTGSYDLGDDDYNKQVRGKEWFDAATYPTATFVSSAIAPAGGNQYKVTGKITIKGKSQTVTVPVTITQQGATETFDGSLPIKRNQFDIGTGEWKDTSVVADDVVIKFHIVAAKK
- a CDS encoding YceI family protein; translation: MAADTYQLDPNHTYPSFESDHFGGVSTWRGKFNKSSGTVVLDRAAKTGTAEVTIDIASINTGNAKLDEHLQKAEFFDVAKYPTAVYKGTSIRFNGDTPVEVIGTLTMHGVTKPLNLKLDTFKCFVNPMMKKEVCGTEASATFDRGDFGMDYGKSYGFSLKTTLHIQAEGVKQ
- the secF gene encoding protein translocase subunit SecF, which produces MEFFRIRRDLPLMQRALIFNAISLITFLAAVFFLVHRGLHLSVEFTGGTVIEVQYPQAVPLEPVRGTMARLGYADAQVKNFGTSRDVLIRLPIKQGLTSAQQSDQVITALKVNDPQVTLQRVEFVGPQVGKELVTNGLLALACVVIGIVIYLSFRFEWKYAVAGVIANLHDVVIILGFFAYFQWEFSLSVLAAILAVLGYSVNESVVIFDRIRETFRKQRKMTVIEVINHAITSTMSRTIITHGCTEMMVLSMFFFGGPTLHYFALALTVGILFGIYSSVFVAAALAMWLGVKREDLVKDKKDRFDPNDPNAGAQV
- the secD gene encoding protein translocase subunit SecD, with the protein product MNRYPLWKYVVMLVALVIGLVYTLPNFFGEAPAVQVSSGKATVKLDSATLSTVESALAAAKIQSDEVTFDNSSASANIRVRLKDTDTQLHAKDIITKALNSDPTDPQYIVALNLQSASPRWLSALHALPMYLGLDLRGGVHFLLQVDMAGALNKKLDSDAADARTYLRDRNIRDGGVNRVGQSVVVNFADAAAADNARTLLTTGVAELQWTTRQGGDGYQVVGTFTPGTQRTVEDGALKQNITTLHNRVNELGVAEPVIQQQGSDRIVVELPGVQDTAKAKDIIGRTATLEARLADPVNTYGNATDPVPPGDEAFKQGDRTVFLRKQIIFTGDRIIDASTGFDDHQRPSVNLRLDSAGGRAVSSVSRDNIGKPMAMVLFEKGKGEVLTVATIQSELGDRFQITGQPTPQAATDLALLLRAGSLAAPMDIIEERTVGPSLGADNIKKGFDSVQYGFAAIAIFMIVYYMLFGLISMLSLSVNLLLLVAILSMLQATLTLPGIAAIALALGMAIDANVLINERIREELRNGAPPQTAIQEGFKHAWATILDSNVTTLIAGLALLAFGSGPVRGFAVVHCIGILTSMFSAVFFSRGLVNLWYGGKKKLKSLAIGQVWRPEGGNTEAAAAAYLAAQRGDDSPVDEIIKTAKGKTKTAVPVAAPRAQVQTPARGGKPSVRRRSGPGIDEEKPGSPR
- the yajC gene encoding preprotein translocase subunit YajC, coding for MSFISNAFAQGTASSAESSLMSFLPLILMFAVLYFIMIRPQMKRQKEHRNMLSAMAKGDEVVTNGGIVGKVTKVSEAYVGVEIAEGTEITVQKAAVTTILPKGTIKAL